A genomic segment from Candidatus Woesearchaeota archaeon encodes:
- a CDS encoding cation:proton antiporter gives MTETLFTTIEFQMSLLLFVALAGYLLASRINQSAVIGEIIVGVIIGPSLLGLITYTDFVASVAHLGAIILLFVVGLEFKLKDIFNVKYSFIALIGVIIPWIGGFFLTKFFGYDFGSAVFVGTALTATSIAITANVLKEMGKLQTEAAKAIIGAAVIDDVLSLLALSISTQIVAGAFSWSSTLFVLIKAALFLAAASYVGIKYLSPMLERVDKSKIANKFPEFVFISAMMLAFFYAMISELIGLSAIVGSFIAGMALEGTMIQHGKNYKEGAEYLHIIFASIFFVSLGILADFHALTFGVIGFLIALTFIAIATKGVGCYIPAKLQGFSHKDASIVGWGMSPRGEVAMIVALIGLNAGLIKQDIYVSLVLMSLLTTIITPLVLRNWLYSGEK, from the coding sequence ATGACAGAAACATTATTTACAACAATAGAATTCCAAATGAGTTTATTGTTATTCGTAGCGTTAGCAGGCTATTTATTAGCGTCAAGAATAAATCAATCAGCGGTCATAGGAGAGATAATCGTTGGTGTGATCATTGGTCCAAGTTTATTGGGACTTATCACCTACACTGATTTTGTTGCAAGCGTCGCTCATTTGGGCGCGATAATCTTGCTCTTTGTCGTTGGTTTAGAATTTAAGCTTAAAGACATTTTTAATGTAAAATACTCCTTCATTGCTTTAATAGGGGTCATAATCCCATGGATTGGCGGCTTTTTTCTGACAAAATTTTTCGGATACGACTTTGGAAGCGCTGTTTTTGTGGGAACAGCATTAACAGCAACCAGCATCGCGATAACCGCCAATGTTCTTAAGGAAATGGGCAAGCTGCAAACAGAGGCTGCAAAAGCGATCATAGGCGCAGCGGTCATTGATGATGTGTTAAGCCTTCTCGCATTGTCAATTTCTACACAAATTGTCGCTGGAGCGTTTTCTTGGTCGTCAACGCTTTTTGTTTTGATAAAAGCGGCTCTATTTTTAGCAGCCGCCTCTTACGTGGGCATAAAATATCTGAGTCCGATGCTGGAAAGAGTGGATAAAAGCAAAATAGCAAACAAATTTCCAGAGTTTGTTTTTATTTCCGCGATGATGCTCGCGTTTTTTTACGCGATGATTTCCGAACTTATAGGGCTTTCCGCCATTGTCGGTTCTTTTATCGCGGGGATGGCTCTTGAAGGAACAATGATACAGCATGGTAAAAATTATAAGGAAGGCGCTGAATATTTGCACATCATATTCGCGTCTATCTTTTTCGTTTCACTCGGTATTCTCGCTGATTTCCATGCCTTAACCTTTGGAGTAATTGGCTTTTTGATTGCGTTGACATTTATAGCGATAGCAACAAAAGGAGTAGGGTGCTACATTCCAGCAAAGCTTCAAGGATTTTCTCATAAAGACGCATCAATTGTTGGCTGGGGCATGTCTCCAAGAGGAGAAGTGGCGATGATCGTTGCGTTAATAGGTCTCAACGCGGGTCTTATCAAACAAGATATTTATGTTTCTCTTGTTTTAATGAGCTTGCTCACCACAATTATAACTCCGCTTGTTTTGAGGAACTGGCTGTATAGTGGAGAGAAGTGA
- a CDS encoding PQQ-binding-like beta-propeller repeat protein gives MKKKKHKSRCANHNKNMIAGVIALLSIIALTAFAQWTGGTGDTFLTGAVILKNACTSTPDLYVLVGSNDNFVYALDATSGCAAWKFDAGGDIKAKVATTSDTVFVGTTASELYAINFDDGTETWQVDTGKIQGSVATDGSYVYAGDNAGTFGAYAVGSGTETWTYTANNIKSDVVLTDGVVYFVNEYLKVGYLVAVDTTKQTAKWIFTATDKTQIWAAPAVTTDAIYVASGSTLYKINKDYGVAVWSFKAGKSIRTQPTVDTKGIIYFGSSDGYFYAVNSKDGKLVWKYQVNAEMSGSAAVDDAYVYFGAQNSKVYALNKATGALVWEFKTGGKIFGSVTLYEDMLYVPSADYSVYALTAATGQQVWAYKTKGALYGGIAVVEG, from the coding sequence ATGAAGAAAAAGAAACACAAATCTCGCTGCGCGAATCATAACAAAAACATGATAGCGGGCGTTATCGCGCTTCTCTCCATCATTGCGTTAACAGCATTCGCGCAATGGACAGGAGGAACAGGAGATACCTTTCTCACAGGCGCGGTCATTCTCAAAAACGCGTGCACAAGCACCCCCGATCTTTATGTTCTCGTTGGTTCAAACGACAATTTCGTCTACGCGTTAGACGCGACAAGTGGCTGCGCTGCGTGGAAATTCGATGCTGGCGGCGATATTAAAGCAAAAGTAGCAACAACAAGCGACACCGTTTTCGTTGGAACAACAGCGAGCGAACTCTACGCGATCAATTTTGACGATGGAACAGAAACATGGCAAGTAGATACAGGGAAAATACAAGGCAGTGTCGCGACAGATGGTTCCTATGTTTATGCAGGAGATAACGCGGGAACGTTCGGCGCCTACGCAGTTGGTTCAGGAACAGAAACATGGACATACACTGCAAATAACATTAAGTCTGATGTTGTTCTCACTGATGGCGTCGTGTATTTTGTCAATGAATATTTGAAAGTGGGTTATTTAGTTGCGGTAGACACCACAAAGCAAACTGCAAAATGGATTTTCACCGCGACAGATAAAACACAAATCTGGGCTGCGCCAGCAGTCACAACAGACGCGATTTATGTCGCGTCAGGAAGCACGTTATACAAAATCAACAAAGATTATGGAGTCGCTGTCTGGAGTTTTAAGGCAGGAAAAAGTATTCGAACACAACCAACAGTGGACACGAAAGGAATTATTTATTTTGGCAGCAGTGATGGCTATTTCTACGCAGTAAACAGCAAAGATGGCAAGCTTGTTTGGAAATACCAAGTCAACGCGGAAATGAGCGGCAGTGCGGCAGTTGATGATGCGTACGTCTATTTTGGCGCGCAAAACAGCAAAGTCTACGCGTTGAATAAAGCAACAGGAGCGCTCGTTTGGGAATTCAAGACAGGTGGAAAGATCTTTGGCAGCGTCACCTTATATGAAGACATGCTCTATGTTCCTTCAGCGGATTATAGTGTGTATGCGCTGACCGCGGCAACAGGACAACAAGTCTGGGCATATAAAACAAAAGGCGCGTTGTATGGTGGAATTGCTGTAGTAGAAGGATAA
- a CDS encoding Fic family protein: protein MEAVHKSIQQTRRLLATARTYALYSDTLTERILRVMNEDALTQSHKIGKGDPSALENMRAAWAYASDNFTGRLSHHFITEIAGRIFPGNGFTYREVRLGRERPGRPAGDFYVYCQPHKIGERMEELLDYVATSPNDPILKAADFHFAYVTIQPMKQAHKRTARFLQNLYLLHQGIPPALIPYAERNTYYALLAAAQEAYKDRVPFGRLRYDSVRSPAEQHFLEYLVDKTKAGAEEHSAIVKAQKMYRIDADIRGSSKRGVDALRNVLKRTFKAQGVIADITPHYEAQQLLIVSSVPEELIIGALYKNKPAYVKSVTVSDVSKR, encoded by the coding sequence ATGGAAGCAGTTCATAAGTCTATTCAGCAGACACGCCGTTTACTTGCTACTGCGCGGACGTATGCTCTTTACTCAGACACTCTTACAGAAAGAATTTTGCGAGTCATGAATGAAGATGCGTTAACGCAATCCCACAAAATTGGAAAGGGTGATCCGAGTGCTTTAGAAAATATGCGTGCTGCTTGGGCGTATGCAAGTGATAATTTTACTGGTCGCTTAAGTCATCATTTTATTACAGAGATAGCGGGGAGGATATTTCCAGGCAATGGCTTTACATATAGGGAAGTTCGCCTTGGTCGAGAACGCCCTGGGCGACCTGCTGGAGATTTTTATGTTTATTGTCAACCCCATAAAATAGGGGAACGGATGGAAGAACTTTTAGATTATGTTGCAACGTCTCCAAACGATCCGATATTGAAGGCAGCAGATTTTCATTTTGCGTATGTGACTATCCAACCAATGAAACAAGCACACAAACGCACTGCTCGTTTCTTACAAAATCTTTATTTGCTTCATCAAGGAATTCCTCCTGCGCTTATTCCGTATGCTGAAAGAAATACTTACTATGCATTGCTTGCGGCAGCTCAAGAGGCATACAAAGATCGTGTCCCTTTTGGAAGACTTCGTTATGATTCTGTTCGATCTCCTGCGGAGCAGCATTTCCTTGAATATCTTGTCGATAAAACAAAAGCAGGCGCAGAAGAGCACAGCGCAATAGTAAAAGCGCAAAAAATGTATCGAATAGACGCAGACATCCGTGGAAGTTCCAAGAGAGGCGTTGACGCTTTGCGAAATGTTCTTAAAAGAACATTCAAAGCACAAGGGGTTATTGCAGATATCACTCCTCACTATGAAGCACAACAACTTCTTATTGTTTCTTCTGTTCCTGAAGAACTCATTATTGGTGCGCTTTACAAAAATAAGCCGGCGTATGTCAAATCTGTTACTGTTTCTGATGTTAGTAAACGGTAA
- a CDS encoding Fic family protein, producing MAYVDKIKSGKRLFYYLGKTIRIGENEWKKIRIKLGEKEPTREEIGQKLKELKLEEYGIYNSDYLDANKLEIIDDFKEVFNHHRKTIPKTIVEKEEADFLIRFTYNSNAIEGNRLTLRDTYLIIKEKQIPSGAPPKDYNEAINGREAFAFIKEYKGKLTIEFLEKLNNILTQNTGVVYPGRVRFFPVKIEGADHIPPESEKVRPLLRKMIQFYYDSKRKIHPFVLACLIHAQFVEIHPFEDGNGRTGRALMNWILMQAGYPKVFIPVKVRQKYYEAIDLHNKKEVKGYCEKMFDVVMDQFTL from the coding sequence ATGGCCTATGTTGATAAGATAAAATCTGGCAAAAGGCTGTTTTATTATCTTGGAAAGACTATTCGTATTGGAGAAAACGAATGGAAGAAAATACGAATCAAGCTTGGTGAAAAAGAGCCTACACGAGAAGAAATTGGGCAGAAACTCAAAGAGCTTAAGCTTGAGGAGTATGGTATTTACAACAGTGATTACCTTGATGCCAATAAACTGGAAATAATTGATGATTTCAAAGAGGTTTTCAATCATCATCGTAAAACCATACCCAAAACCATTGTTGAGAAGGAAGAAGCAGATTTTTTAATACGATTTACTTATAACTCAAACGCAATCGAGGGGAATAGATTAACATTACGAGATACGTATTTGATTATCAAAGAAAAGCAGATCCCATCAGGCGCTCCACCAAAAGATTATAACGAAGCTATCAATGGGAGAGAAGCATTTGCGTTTATCAAAGAATACAAAGGAAAGTTAACTATTGAGTTTCTGGAAAAACTAAACAACATATTAACACAAAACACAGGAGTGGTCTATCCTGGAAGAGTGCGCTTTTTTCCTGTTAAAATTGAAGGCGCAGATCATATTCCTCCTGAGTCAGAGAAAGTACGTCCACTCTTAAGAAAAATGATTCAATTTTATTATGATTCTAAGCGTAAAATCCATCCCTTTGTTTTGGCTTGTTTGATTCATGCACAATTTGTAGAAATACATCCGTTTGAGGATGGCAATGGGAGAACAGGAAGGGCGTTAATGAACTGGATTTTAATGCAAGCAGGATATCCAAAAGTGTTTATCCCTGTAAAAGTAAGGCAAAAATACTATGAGGCAATAGATTTACATAATAAAAAAGAAGTTAAAGGATATTGTGAAAAGATGTTTGACGTTGTGATGGATCAGTTTACGCTGTAG